The Acropora palmata chromosome 10, jaAcrPala1.3, whole genome shotgun sequence genome contains a region encoding:
- the LOC141894757 gene encoding uncharacterized protein YwbO-like isoform X1: MMINIDVYSDLSCPWCYVGKRRLDKAIQQFKTTSISVSWHPYIIDRKTASNGEEYMAYNTRRWGGDGWTHSLRREGQRLGLAFKNWKIWPNSLHGHRLVHLAGKQKGPHGQGKAKDVLFRMIYEDGMNISDVGTLIQAAKEISLQGAEEYLNSTDDVDLIWSEDLHAKSEMGISGVPYFVITNSGDKRETISLSGAQGTEQFLAVFNHVSKH; encoded by the exons ATG ATGATAAATATTGATGTATACTCAGACCTCTCTTGTCCATGGTGTTATGTTGGAAAGAGACGCCTTGACAAAGCCATACAGCAGTTTAAAACTACAAGTATCAGTGTCAGCTGGCATCCCTACATCATTGACAGGAAGACAGCTTCAAACGGAGAGGAGTACATGGCCTACAATACCAGAag GTGGGGAGGTGATGGTTGGACTCATTCATTAAGGAGGGAAGGACAGAGGCTCGGGTTAGCATTTAAAAACTGGAAAATCTGGCCAAACTCATTACATGGTCACCGTCTCGTTCACTTAGCTGGAAAGCAGAAAGGACCACATGGTCAAGGAAAGGCAAAAGATGTCTTGTTTCGAATGATTTATGAAGATGGGATGAATATAAGTGATGTTGGCACTCTTATTCAGGCTGCCAAGGAAATTAGCCTACAAGGAGCTGAAGAGTATCTCAATTCAACAGATGACGTAGATTTGATTTGGTCTGAAGATTTGCATGCAAAGTCTGAAATGGGAATATCCGGTGTTCCATACTTTGTAATAACCAATAGTGGTGATAAAAGGGAAACAATATCTCTATCTGGAGCTCAAGGAACAGAACAATTTTTAGCAGTTTTCAATCATGTTTCCAAGCATTAG
- the LOC141894749 gene encoding neurofibromin-like: MQRESKSDDWVKLVLQRFRSQLPYESSHSQKSHESLDHIKGCIVSLSEHNFAMVVAELASFFKEPSFLSSLSSEKMMLASQSNRNTLATMAKCFEQNPDKCASLPDEILNKQLLPGICQFITQSNGFPLEAEQKALAGRILSHISVHHFSALFNRIVIRLHVLVRTEDNSDTGDIELIRHLHVNISSLKILLQESIQVFKSLKKFGQLALVAGLEKAIWNWVENSPEEFAQLQRQPSPELSDYAEKLFDLVDNFAESSKRKAAVWPLQIMLLILCPNTLKQIATGENVLDSCKANKKEFLDHLKKALTSTKTLTEIAAVVCVNLCKVATYMKPEDNSVLCFLVVEILNELKTLLFNASKPFSVGSGSFLTTDALMADCFVSSFRINHRNNQHFDICLQPDSPIIYHLAFVRGTSSIVKEASLSWWPKAEVLHPKGPALRHLFLSACSRVQNAEQEGQQSRLSQIYKVKDKKHKENETNSNKKHDKELLLWLVKIFHADPIFAFHNPDLHGWEIQKNSSQVILGVVNLILTPSLPDDIRHEASQALLCFFQSDFIEMWNPVTPIASFWAISSQVMVSFAEFLIGHGSHGTGLLHYLRALTLRKNEFLRKHKEQASIGYHIPICNVAQTKLEEIFLTFLWSPDVETVLISLSCFGHMCNELEIIQNSDSPNEIPTAQDMHVYRSLSDEASKFRSGRAALQRRIMALLRQLDRQTQGNLQAWESTYTKWQKLTYDLANFAKEETSSTMDVQKYLRRKSGSKLNMDNLQAFLNEWTYMTGFLCSLGGVCLTSIQSLRRYSRSLPSSVHSVNQSQKTENVTITKFMQDLLSLLVCSNERTGLQIRGTIIEMVGGELSEKLYPILLRQIMIVVGSFFAPSGQVIVQERHTLFTEQIIVIVKHILENTLGHKNSTQMRGIDAMILSFVRYVRNLPICQQTLQIKCKLCQLIDVVMAKRDELLLHQEVKLRNKLVEYLTDWVLPSAEHRESIPAELSVLSKELDATVMRAIASLLSGLPLQPEGTETDIVEAKSQLFLKYFTLFMNLMNTEKNVIRTRENLCHVASQKLHQNSVLAMSNLLNANIDTGLMYAIGLGYHDDLLTRAVFMEVLTKILQQGTEFDNLADTVLMDRFDRLVDLLSLKGENGRLPIALALASVTPVQQMDELAHVLVTLFDDRHILPQLLNNLFTSEVYCAEGMQTLFRGNSLASKTMTYCFKAFGGNYLHTLLAPLITPMYKEMVSFEVDPTRLEKGQSVEENRNNLIKAAQKFFNEIMISVDSFPVQLKNLCYCLREVVHQRFPKHSLEAVGSAFFLRFINPAITSPHLTGIVDQIPSEELMRGLKLLSKILQNLGNHVLFTKEQHMEPFNGFLQANFEKARDFFSAISSNCPSKRDEDNTSYSFISDSSVLTLHKLLWDHQEKIGTYLATKSEFKTFGRRPFEKMSTLLAHLGPPDQQKNHFSHARWQDGAARFEEFMARHAEESRDDIQAIKSLNVFYQGGKSKGGNLVFYYIARRFRGDQISDELLLYHALLTIEGCIEKPWELVVDFTHTTLENRFSPSTVSKLLRVAPDDAVKNLAAAYIYNCSSSMREYAKYNERNLAPLKGRSVVRVCESLSKLHEYISPSELMLPSSTLTLEEDLKVFPAFRVSSKSNVIVKVGPTSVQITTPERHKVLGYSSILNDVYYASEIKGATVEDDNLCLLKLVNVGPGILLMSNHTEQIVEAVTHVKTRWQLSQPDSSTAASKKIKPKDVPGTLLNMALLNLGTSDPSLRLAAYNLLCSVTKSFNLKIEERLLEGTGLCIPANNTLFIVGISEKLAAREPQLTLEFLEECIAGFVKSDYELKHLCLEYMAPWLPNLARFFRYPADDPQKVKMTYILEELINLTVKEKGAMYPSVQATIWGNVGKVTELLDTVLDCFIKASATGGLGSVRAEVMADTAVALASANVQVVSRKVIGRLDSLISKTFISPTLRLEQHLMWDDIAILTRYLLMLSFNDCLDVASHIPYLFHLVSLLVATGPPTIRASIHGLVINIIQSLCTCSCIKFSDETHRLLRLRLAELSTPKFYLLFGISKVKTPAVKAFKATYHGRYTLRDCESDALSMSAMETVTDLLLEIMESCMTDLPECTWLKKWTELASKFAFDFNPALQPRSIVVLGCICKEADDKLIEKVLQVLMMALSTYNDLVLMEAAFMCLSRLQVILHKDSKFHKAFFWIAIAMLQLSEVQLYPCGLALLEQTLITLETHGAFESQPVDKVLLAVRQEPLLEFHCKQMDHFVGLHFSNNFHFALMVHLVKGVYHPQATSSARAIRILNLMYNITRKRKTSRGSFVVNKENLAYLAALIPVSEEVRSNLRPGDQTDPDSPILPCPCKLENSRNAGSETSLDSQVSIVITTSSSPRPDDNPSDRAFVWPTECQNMLLNPGVVNDSQTQALLLTTLAILLEHVTGDVETRYLYEVLAEASLVFPGVFPVIYTLLDSDLTIVIGHSDDVTTLKAIQTIVHSMSAVKRAEDPALKSSYLSTIGFSGFSHFTKFKECSGQANRAQLFMKFLEAVLEVYGVSAPEEKTHRSSSVASIKPLMVSSSSEDLRAGPSSALSTSLSSLTGAVANGKNIYIPIPFKRSGSSIRHKKTEKESPKFRRHWSSRGPRSSSGKSAKW; encoded by the exons tttattACTCAGTCAAATGGCTTTCCTTTGGAAGCAGAACAGAAGGCTCTGGCGGGAAGAATTCTCTCTCACATTAGTGTGCATCACTTCTCTGCTTTATTCAATCGCATTGTAATCAG GCTTCATGTTCTTGTCCGCACTGAAGATAATTCTGATACTGGTGACATTGAGCTCATTCGACATTTACATGTGAACATTTCTTCCCTCAAAATTCTCCTACAAG AAAGCATTCAAGTATTTAAATCTTTGAAAAAGTTTGGACAATTAGCACTTGTGGCTGGATTGGAAAAG GCAATATGGAACTGGGTTGAGAACAGTCCTGAAGAATTTGCTCAACTTCAAAGGCAACCATCCCCTGAACTATCAG ATTATGCTGAAAAGCTTTTTGACTTGGTTGACAATTTTGCAGAAAGTTCAAAAAGGAAAGCAGCTGTGTGGCCTCTTCAGATAATGCTGCTTATTTTGTGTCCA AATACGCTCAAGCAAATTGCCACAGGAGAAAATGTCCTCGATTCCTGCAAGGCCAATAAG AAAGAATTCCTTGATCACTTGAAGAAAGCTCTGACAAGCACGAAGACCTTGACTGAGATTGCAGCTGTGGTGTGTGTTAATCTTTGCAAGGTAGCAACATACATGAAACCTGAAGATAACTCAGTGCTGTGTTTCCTTGTTGTGGAAATTCTCAACGAATTAAAG ACTCTTCTGTTCAATGCTAGCAAGCCATTTTCAGTAGGTTCTGGAAGCTTTCTAACGACAGATGCACTCATGGCCGATTGCTTTGTGTCAAGTTTCCGCATCAATCACAGGAACAACCAACACTTTGATATCTGTCTTCAGCCAGACTCACCCATTATTTACCACCTTGCTTTTGTGAGAGGAACTTCCTCCATTGTGAAGGAGGCTTCACTAAGTTGGTGGCCAAAGGCTGAAGTGCTTCATCCAAAAGGTCCAGCTCTAAGACACCTTTTCTTG AGTGCTTGCAGCAGAGTGCAAAATGCAGAACAGGAGGGACAACAATCCAGGCTGAGTCAg ATCTACAAAGTTAAGGACAAGAAGCATAAAGAAAATGAGACAAATTCCAACAAGAAACATGACAAAGAATTGTTACTGTGGCTGGTGAAGATTTTTCACGCAGATcctatttttgcttttcat AATCCTGATCTCCATGGCTGGGAGATTCAGAAGAATTCATCTCAAGTGATATTAGGTGTGGTAAACCTTATTTTAACCCCATCTCTTCCTGATGATATCAGACATGAGGCTTCCCAA GCTCTACTTTGCTTCTTTCAATCTGATTTCATTGAGATGTGGAATCCTGTAACACCCATTGCTTCCTTCTGGGCTATCAG TTCTCAGGTAATGGTGTCCTTTGCTGAGTTTTTGATTGGCCACGGTAGCCATGGAACTGGTCTACTGCATTATTTGCGGGCACTAACTCTTcgcaaaaatgaatttctaaGGAAACACAAG gagCAAGCTTCCATAGGCTATCACATACCAATCTGTAATGTTGCTCAAACCAAACTTGAG GAAATTTTCCTTACTTTCTTGTGGAGTCCAGATGTGGAAACTGTCCTGATATCACTATCTTGTTTTGGTCACATGTGCAATGAATTGGAGATTATACAGAACTCAGACTCTCCAAATGAGATTCCAACTGCTCAGGACATGCATGTTTACCGTAGTCTCTCTGATGAGGCTTCTAAATTTAGAAGTG GAAGAGCCGCATTGCAGAGGCGGATCATGGCTTTGTTAAGACAGCTGGACCGGCAAACTCAAGGGAATTTACAG GCCTGGGAAAGTACTTACACAAAATGGCAGAAGTTAACATACGACCTTGCAAACTTTGCAAAAGAAGAGACATCGTCTACAATGGATGTTCAAAAATATCTGAGACGAAAATCTGGGTCCAAACTCAATATGGACAATTTGCAG GCCTTTCTAAATGAGTGGACATACATGACAGGGTTCCTTTGTTCCTTGGGAGGAGTTTGCTTGACTTCCATACAATCACTCAG GAGATACAGCAGAAGTCTCCCATCGTCAGTTCACTCTGTCAATCAGTCgcagaaaactgaaaatgtcacAATAACAAA GTTTATGCAGGACTTACTGAGTCTTCTGGTTTGCAGTAATGAAAGGACTGGCTTACAG ATACGAGGCACAATTATTGAGATGGTTGGTGGTGAACTCAGCGAGAAGCTCTACCCTATTCTACTCAGACAGATCATGATAGTAGTGGGCAGCTTCTTTGCACCATCTGGTCAG GTAATTGTTCAAGAAAGACACACCCTTTTTACAGAACAG ATCATTGTTATTGTCAAACACATCTTGGAAAATACACTTGGACACAAGAATTCTACTCAAATGAGAGGGATTGATGCCATGATTTTATCATTTGTCAG GTATGTGAGGAACCTCCCAATCTGCCAGCAGACTCTGCAGATCAAATGTAAACTCTGCCAGTTAATTGATGTG gtGATGGCAAAAAGAGATGAACTTCTACTGCATCAAGAAGTGAAGCTTAGAAACAAGCTTGTTGAATATCTCACAGACTGGGTTCTTCCATCTGCTGAACACCGTGAAAGTATCCCTGCTGAACTGTCTGTTTTGTCAAA GGAACTTGATGCAACAGTGATGCGTGCTATTGCATCTTTGTTATCAGGATTGCCTCTTCAACCTGAAGGAACAGAAACAGACATAGTTGAAGCAAAATCACAACTCTTTCTCAA GTATTTTACCTTGTTCATGAATTTGATGAACACCGAAAAAAACGTCATACGGACAAGAGAAAACTTGTGTCATGTTGCATCACAAAAACTTCATCAAAATTCAGTCCTGGCTATGTCAAATCTGCTGAACGCAAACATTGATACTGGACTTATGTATGCAATAG GACTTGGTTACCATGATGATCTACTGACTCGAGCTGTATTCATGGAAGTGCTGacaaaaattcttcaacaG GGAACCGAATTTGACAACCTAGCAGATACAGTGCTAATGGACAGGTTTGACAGATTAGTGGATTTACTTTCTCTAAAAGGAGAAAATGGCAGGCTTCCAATTGCTTTGGCCCTGGCCAGTGTAACACCAGTTCAGCAAATG gaTGAGTTGGCACATGTTCTCGTCACTCTGTTTGATGACAGACACATTCTCCCACAGTTGCTAAACAACCTTTTCACCTCAGAG GTGTACTGTGCTGAGGGAATGCAAACATTGTTCAGAGGAAACAGCTTAGCAAGTAAAACTATGACATACTGCTTCAAGGCATTTGGTGGCAATTACTTGCACACTCTGTTAGCTCCATTAATCACCCCAATGTATAAGGAAATGGTATCATTTGAGGTTGACCCGACAAG GCTTGAAAAGGGGCAAAGTGTTGAAGAAAACAGGAACAACCTTATCAAGGCGGCCCAGAAGTTCTTTAATGAGATTATGATCTCTGTTGACAG ttttcctgTTCAATTAAAGAATCTTTGCTATTGTTTGAGAGAG GTGGTTCACCAAAGATTTCCCAAACACAGCTTGGAAGCAGTTGGCAGTGCCTTCTTTCTAAGGTTCATCAATCCAGCCATAA CATCGCCTCATTTGACTGGAATTGTTGATCAGATTCCATCAGAGGAACTGATGAGGGGTCTTAAGTTATTGTCCAAG ATTTTGCAGAACTTAGGCAATCACGTTCTGTTTACCAAAGAACAGCATATGGAACCATTCAATGGTTTTCTTCAAGCCAATTTCGAAAAAGCAAGAGA TTTCTTCAGTGCCATTTCCTCCAACTGTCCTTCTAAAAGAGACGAAGACAACACGAGTTATTCTTTCATCAGTGACAGCAGCGTTTTAACCCTTCATAAGCTTTTATGGGATCACCAGGAAAAAATCGGTACTTACCTGGCCACAAAGAG tgaaTTCAAGACTTTTGGTAGACGACCATTTGAAAAAATGTCAACGCTTCTTGCTCATCTTGGTCCACCCgatcaacaaaaaaatcacttttctCATGC GCGTTGGCAAGACGGAGCAGCACGATTTGAGGAGTTCATGGCCCGACATGCTGAGGAGAGTCGAGATGACATTCAGGCCATCAAAAGTTTAAATGTCTTCTATCAG GGTGGAAAGTCCAAAGGTGGAAATTTAGTGTTTTACTACATCGCCAGACGATTCAG AGGTGACCAAATAAGCGATGAACTTCTCCTCTATCACGCCCTGCTGACCATCGAGGGTTGCATTGAGAAACCTTGGGAACTAGTCGTGGACTTCACCCACACCACCCTGGAGAACAGATTTAGT CCAAGCACAGTCTCAAAGCTTCTGAGAGTCGCCCCTGACGATGCAGTAAAAAATCTTGCGGCAGCTTACATATACAACTGTAGCAGCTCCATGAGAGAGTATGCCAAGTACAATGAACGCAATTTGGCTCCACTCAAG GGCCGTTCTGTGGTTCGCGTTTGTGAGTCGTTAAGTAAGCTGCATGAGTACATCAGCCCTAGTGAACTCATGCTACCAAGTTCTACATTGACTCTCGAGGAGGACTTAAAG GTTTTTCCGGCTTTTCGAGTGTCATCCAAAAGTAACGTTATTGTCAAA GTTGGTCCTACGTCTGTTCAAATCACGACTCCAGAAAGGCATAAAGTGTTGGGTTATTCCAGTATCCTGAATGATGTGTACTACGCTTCTGAAATCAAAGGG gccACAGTGGAAGATGATAATCTTTGTCTCCTGAAGCTAGTGAATGTTGGTCCTGGAATTCTTTTGATGAGTAACCACACTGAGCAAATTGTGGAAGCTGTCACTCATGTCAAGACCAGATGGCAGCTGTCGCAGCCC GATTCGTCAACAGCTGCAAGTAAAAAGATCAAACCCAAAGATGTACCTGGGACACTACTTAACATG GCACTGTTAAACCTTGGCACTTCGGACCCCAGTCTTCGACTTGCTGCCTACAATTTGCTTTGTTCAGTGACCAAGTCCTTCAACCTGAAAATAGAAGAAAGGCTGTTGGAAGGAACAG GTTTGTGTATCCCAGCGAATAACACACTCTTCATTGTTGGAATTAGTGAAAAACTGGCAGCAAGAGAACCTCAGCTAACTCTCGAG TTTCTAGAGGAGTGTATTGCAGGATTTGTGAAATCTGACTACGAACTGAAGCATTTGTGTCTGGAATACATGGCACCCTGGCTGCCAAATCTTGCAAG GTTCTTTAGGTATCCTGCTGATGACCCACAGAAAGTGAAAATGACGTACATTCTAGAAGAACTCATCAACCTGACTGTCAAAGAGAAAGGG GCCATGTATCCATCCGTTCAAGCCACAATCTGGGGTAATGTTGGAAAGGTCACTGAACTATTGGATACTGTCCTTGACTGCTTTATCAAG GCCAGTGCTACCGGAGGTTTGGGTTCAGTGAGGGCTGAAGTAATGGCCGACACTGCCGTTGCCTTGGCATCAGCCAATGTTCAAGTTGTTTCACGCAAGGTCATCGGAAGATTAGATTCG CTAATTAGTAAGACCTTCATTTCACCAACTCTTCGCTTGGAACAGCACTTGATGTGGGATGACATTGCAATTCTCACAAGATATCTTCTTATGCTTTCCTTTAATGATTGTCTCGACG TGGCCAGCCATATTCCGTATCTGTTTCATCTAGTTTCCCTTCTGGTGGCAACTGGTCCTCCTACTATACGTGCCTCCATTCATGGACTTGTTATCAACATCATCCAGTCACTCTGCACTTGCTCATGCATCAAATTCAGTG ATGAAACCCACAGACTTCTTCGTTTGCGATTAGCTGAACTCTCCACACCCAAGTTTTATCTTCTCTTTG GCATCTCCAAGGTGAAGACTCCAGCTGTGAAAGCTTTCAAAGCGACTTACCATGGCAGGTACACTCTAAGAGACTGCGAATCAGATGCACTGAGCATGTCTGCAATGGAAACAGTCACAGACCTACTGCTCGAGATAATGGAG AGTTGCATGACGGATTTACCCGAGTGTACGTGGCTAAAGAAATGGacagaattggcttcaaa GTTTGCTTTTGATTTCAATCCTGCCCTTCAACCCCGTTCCATCGTAGTTCTCGGTTGTATTTGCAAAGAAGCAGATGACAAACTTATAGAGAAAGTCTTGCAAGTATTGATGATG GCCCTAAGTACCTACAATGATCTTGTGTTGATGGAAGCGGCTTTCATGTGTCTTTCCAGACTTCAGGTCATTCTGCACAAG gacTCCAAATTTCACAAAGCTTTCTTCTGGATTGCCATAGCCATGCTTCAG ctATCGGAAGTGCAACTATACCCTTGTGGCTTGGCACTATTGGAGCAGACTCTTATAACACTGGAAACGCACGGCGCGTTTGAATCCCAG CCAGTGGATAAAGTACTGCTGGCGGTGCGCCAAGAACCACTTTTAGAATTTCACTGCAAACAAATGGACCATTTCGTTGGTcttcacttttcaaacaattttcactTTGCTCTCATGGTCCACCTTGTGAAAG GTGTGTACCATCCCCAAGCCACTTCGTCCGCGCGAGCTATTCGTATCCTGAATTTGATGTACAACATTACAAGGAAGCGAAAAACTAG CCGTGGTTCCTTTGTGgtcaacaaagaaaatctCGCTTACTTGGCAG CCTTAATACCTGTATCAGAGGAAGTGCGCTCCAATCTCCGACCGGGAGACCAAACGGATCCTGACAGTCCCATCCTTCCCTGCCCTTGCAAACTAGAAAACAGTCGCAACGCTGGCAGTGAGACATCGTTGGATTCCCAGGTGTCCATTGTCATTACTACTTCTTCATCTCCTCGACCTGATGATAATCCTAGCGACCGAGCCTTTGTTTGGCCCACGGAGTGTCAAAACATGCTGCTGAACCCAGGAGTTGTCAACGACAGTCAAACCCAAGCTCTTTTGTTGACCACTCTG GCAATTCTTCTTGAACACGTCACAGGTGACGTTGAAACTCGATATTTATATGAAGTTCTGGCTGAAGCCAGCTTGGTGTTCCCAGGAGTTTTTCCTGTGAT ttACACTCTCCTGGACTCGGACCTTACCATTGTTATCGGCCATTCAGACGATGTAACCACCCTAAAAGCGATTCAGACCATAGTGCATTCCATGAGTGCTGTGAAAAGAGCTGAAGATCCAGCACTCAAATCAAGTTATCTTTCAA CAATTGGATTTTCTGGATTCAGccattttacaaaatttaag GAATGTAGCGGTCAAGCTAATCGTGCTCAGCTGTTTATGAAGTTTTTGGAAGCCGTCTTAGAGGTTTATGGCGTGTCCGCACCGGAGGAAAAAACACATCGGTCGAGCTCTGTTGCATCTATTAAACCTTTGATGGTTAGCTCCAGTAGCGAAGACTTGAGAGCTGGACCTTCCTCCGCTCTTTCTACTTCACTGAGCTCTTTGACAGGTGCAGTGGCGAATGGAAAGAACATTTACATTCCGATACCGTTCAAGCGGTCGGGGTCTTCGATCAGACATAAGAAAACCGAGAAAGAATCGCCTAAGTTTCGTCGACACTGGTCTTCAAGAGGTCCACGAAGTTCTTCCGGGAAAAGTGCGAAATGGTAG
- the LOC141894757 gene encoding uncharacterized protein YwbO-like isoform X2 codes for MINIDVYSDLSCPWCYVGKRRLDKAIQQFKTTSISVSWHPYIIDRKTASNGEEYMAYNTRRWGGDGWTHSLRREGQRLGLAFKNWKIWPNSLHGHRLVHLAGKQKGPHGQGKAKDVLFRMIYEDGMNISDVGTLIQAAKEISLQGAEEYLNSTDDVDLIWSEDLHAKSEMGISGVPYFVITNSGDKRETISLSGAQGTEQFLAVFNHVSKH; via the exons ATGATAAATATTGATGTATACTCAGACCTCTCTTGTCCATGGTGTTATGTTGGAAAGAGACGCCTTGACAAAGCCATACAGCAGTTTAAAACTACAAGTATCAGTGTCAGCTGGCATCCCTACATCATTGACAGGAAGACAGCTTCAAACGGAGAGGAGTACATGGCCTACAATACCAGAag GTGGGGAGGTGATGGTTGGACTCATTCATTAAGGAGGGAAGGACAGAGGCTCGGGTTAGCATTTAAAAACTGGAAAATCTGGCCAAACTCATTACATGGTCACCGTCTCGTTCACTTAGCTGGAAAGCAGAAAGGACCACATGGTCAAGGAAAGGCAAAAGATGTCTTGTTTCGAATGATTTATGAAGATGGGATGAATATAAGTGATGTTGGCACTCTTATTCAGGCTGCCAAGGAAATTAGCCTACAAGGAGCTGAAGAGTATCTCAATTCAACAGATGACGTAGATTTGATTTGGTCTGAAGATTTGCATGCAAAGTCTGAAATGGGAATATCCGGTGTTCCATACTTTGTAATAACCAATAGTGGTGATAAAAGGGAAACAATATCTCTATCTGGAGCTCAAGGAACAGAACAATTTTTAGCAGTTTTCAATCATGTTTCCAAGCATTAG